In the genome of Lathyrus oleraceus cultivar Zhongwan6 chromosome 4, CAAS_Psat_ZW6_1.0, whole genome shotgun sequence, the window tgtaacccttttccatataaattaccattgttcaacttttataaagatatatggagtcttgtcatttacagactaccattctattaaataaagttgagctttttatccaattgtttatactcttatttatctttcagccaaatagatttaaatttttatgatgatcattttgaaattaattttcaaatcaaaatcatattttttaaataataaaagTTGATACTTTAagagcaatcaatttcatttaaggaatatcaacaacggtCTGAAAATTGGTAAGCCCTAAAATGCAAAGCATTGtttggttttccccaagcagttggtgtgATCTCTGTTTCACCCCTGTGCATTAgttctgattaccacgcgtgcTTCTCAATTGACTTAGCTCCATGTGGACTGTGCGCGCTGATCCATCTGatccgccacctcaattaatgagggagatcagatggtccacgtttttttgaatttctgttaatttcttttattttcattattttcattaattcatataaatttcattattgatccaaaaaatacgggactttcacctaaaaatttcaaatatttttctctttcattttctgaattaaaatcattttttggatcaatattgatatttttcatgatttaattgttttttgtgtatattttcattgtttaaaaatacttttgccttttcaaaaatagtgaaaatttttctccaaggtcctttgacatagtttgacctatgataaatctcttgggcatttatttggtgttttgaagagtttttaggtttttgataaaacataatttaatttaatgcattttttatttgatttttaatttgtttaataggaaataaattgtgttgagccatttttattgacttgtgaagtttgactatgtgtttgggccttggtcaaggttgatttgacttttgttggattaaaatcgttggatttaggggattaatgaaatgtacatttcatgtcccaaaatgaatgaatgattttaatttgaaaaaactcctcccatgaccaatttgtgtttgtctcatctcccctccctcttcatcttcaatccctttctatcacattcctctcattggccaatgacatctcaatatcctaagactaattggttcctgaaccaatacaagtatggatgagattaggtccaccctatgttcatattctttttgtgtgtggtatgttttaggagtatggttcattataccatacCTCTAACATGCATTAAGACCAAAgttttattgtccgacctcagatagttatgacttttacataagtccaattacgattgtttaacatagcgctaaattttgatacaaaaggcatagcattctagtaagtgagattgtaagtctctcccCTTTCATGttattatgtggaaacttggccttttttccttcctttagaagatgtcttggttcaaggatccatgcttatgaatagagggttgagtgttgtccaaagaatgacttaaacaattgaaaagaaaaactccactaacttctaatcaactaacatttgactaactttttaatttcaagtcatttactttatgcactttaaattcaagccatttatcatttgtcattatacatatcatttgccattatactttatgtcattttcactttgctcatttgagccatacattgtgtttgtatatacttgtttgtgtattttgtttgtgtttgtggtcttaagaacttaaaatacttaataaacaacaaaaccccctaaaaaatgtttgtgtggactgttggatttgatctaaattttggacttagaattatgcaacattccctatgcaaaaggacttggccaatgcaaacatttctgaaaccaagtcattgtgatgtgaattttcatctgatgcaagtgttgagatcctcacgagttcatctgctacatggtcttgatgcaaatgttactttgaacttgATTCTAATACCTTATtctgagtcattcaaggagtatgtcatttgatacatggggaagattatgaagaagactatgaagttgctagcttggatgtggctatctttatttgatgccttgctcttcatcttgcttgcTTATTTATATTGCTGGATTTTAAAGTTCAAaggaaaattgggtttctatatgacatccttgtctattggattgcatcccattggtcagatcttttcaactcttaacttttaaatttttgcttaggattagtctcttcatctcctcccacttcttaaatttcaaatttctctctcttttcaaaatcttctctgcttgtgatttttaaacttagacttcattgcaaattagaaactttggccttatgccattgcattttcaaactctttttcttaaatcaaacttgtaaatgaatctaatcatattgacttaaaatttcaaaagacaaaaagaactgACATACATTCAAACtcttttgggccttttgtgcctctttcaaatttaaaattttgttaaaaagcaattcactcactttgaaattgttaccacgaactacgaggttttgatccctcatttttatgttggtacgtaggcaaaagtccgaaggtcttgtcaaacacaaaaatataattaatgaattcttttctcataccctcactctatttattgcaaacatcatttcATACTAAATCACATGCCCACATAAAAAATtgctccctaggagtacctaggacactttggatgctaacaccttccctctgtgtaaccaacccccttacctgtaatctctgacattttattagttttgatttgagaacttctcatctttgggtttgtttgtacttttcctttttcctttggaaacaataaaagcgcggtggcgactctggttttatcgacgttaagtttatccatagcttaatggtcataaatttaccgctacacacgATAACCAACCATATATTCCAACAAATTTTGTGTTATGATAAAATGTTACTTGCATTGATATAAAACATCTTTTCATATGGTTTCGTGCGTTAGAGGGAAAACAAAGTTGCATTGAGAGTTGTAAATTTAGACAACTTACTGTATTGTTTAGAAATGCAGTTAGTCATTTATCTGAGCAAGGTATTTGTTAAAGGAAACATATAATTTGGTGATTGTGAAAATGAGATTTGTGACTGGTAATTCAGACATAAATCTCAATGATATTAATTGAATAAGAAACCAATAAAACATGAGTTACATGTATCAGTCGTGGATAAAATTGGGTGTTTGTAACATGTAGAAACAATCATTTTCATACTGTAACTGCAATATCAAAAAATGTACTTGATGAGAAAATTTATTCAAATACTTCATCTGTTTGTTTGTACTTTATATAAAATTTTCATctatttgtttgtttgtttatttgtATGCGTTGTTTTTGTTTGTAATTGTGCATGTTTATAAGTTTTTCAATTATAAACCATCATTTGCATACTTACTGATAATGACCATGTCAATACATTTTGTTGTGGCAATGGTTGGTATAATGCAATTTAAACAGCTGCTTTAGATTCTAAGTTGAACAAAATTTATAGTTGCGGAACAACAAAATAGTTTATCATGTTTATGGGTCAAAGCAATATCATTGTCTAAAGAATACGATTATACAATCATACTGCATTGTAGACTTAAGTAGCATTTGCAGACCAATTCTATATAGCAGGTCACAATGTATTGGTAGGTTGTTCATGTAGTTAATGTAATACATAAAATATAAAACAACAGGACAAAGTAAAATTATGCACTCAGACTAAGTTATACACTTAAGTAGCAGTTGTAGACCAATATCAATGAGCATGTCACAAACTATTGGTAGGTTGTTCATCTTAATGTAATACATAATACATAAAACACCAGGAAACAATAAAATTGACATAGTTATAATAATGATATATCAGATATAAATGAtacaaatgatacaaatgataTATATGGTATATACGATTGAGATGATATATATGAGACTAATATAAAGGATATATGTGAGAGAGATAGTGAGATATATCGTAGAAATAGAGAGAAGAGTACTTTTGTTCCAATAGATTATAGCGATCCCAATTGTATGGAAAAATTAGCTCGTTTATGGGTTCAATGCAAAACTTGTTATGGACTAAATTTTAAGCAATTTTTCCGACCCAAAATGAATATTTGCGAACACTGTAGCGAGCATTTGAAAATTAGCAGTTCAGATAGAATCGACCTTTCGATTGATCGAGATACTTGGAATCCTATGGATGAAGACATGGTTTCTGTGGATCCCATTAAATTTGATTCGATTAAAGAATTGGGTTCGGAAGAGGAATCTTCGAAAGATCGTCTGGATGAAGACAAAGTTTATGTGGATCCCATTAAATTGGATTCAATTAAAGATTTGGGTTTGGAAGAGGAATCTTCAAAAGATCGTGTGGATGAAGACATGCTTTCTTCGGATCCCATTGAATTGGATTCGGAAGAAGAATCTTCGAAAGATTGTGTGGATTCGGAAGAGAAAGAAGAGGAAAAAGACCAATCTTATATCGATCGTCTTGATTCTTATCAAGAAAAGACAGGATTATTGGAGACGGTTCAAACAGGCACAGATCAACGTGAGGAAATCAATCGGTTGTTCGAAGATATTATGAATCAACTTGACTTGTATTTGCAAACTGCGAAAAATCGTGTGGATTTGGAAGAGGAAGAAAAGGAAAAAGACCAATCTTATATCGATCGTCTTGATTCTTATCAAGAAAAGACAGGATTACCGGAGGCGGTTCAAATAGGCACAGGTCAACTAAATGGTATTCCTTTAGCACTAGCTGTTATGGATTCTGAGTTTATAGCGGGTAGTATGGGATGCGTAGTGGGTGAGAAAATCACTCGGTTGATCGAATATGCTACCAATCAACTTTTACCTCTTATTATAGTATGTGCGTCTGGAGGAGCGTGTATGCAAGAAGGAAGTTTGAGCTTAATGCAAATGGCTAAAATTTCTTCAGCTTTATATAATTATCAAATCAATCAAAAGTTATTCTATGTAGCGATACTTACATCTCCGACTACTGGTGGGGTAACAACTAGTTTTGGGATGTTGTGGGATATCATTATTGCCGAACCTAATGCAACCATTGCATTTGCGGGTAAAAGAGTAATTGAACAATTGTTGAATAAGGAAGTGCCTGAAGGTTCCCAATCGGCTGACCTTTTATTTGACAAGGGCTTATTGGATAAAGTCGTACCACGTCATCTTTTAAAGGAGTTTTTAACTGAGTTATTTCAGTTCCATGGTTTCGTTCCTTTGACTGAAAATTGGAATGAAAATGAAAACTAATGCAGacattttatttatgtttttcAAATTTGATGACGAGATCCAATCCGAGTAGATAAGAGGCTATGGCTATGatacaaaaataaaattagaaCACACAAGAGTAAAGTAATAAGataagaataaaaaataataggtataaataaaatatgaaattGAGGTATCCCATTTTATGATAAACTTACCATCCCTTTTTGTTCCTTTAGTATGCCTACTATTTCCGGCAGTTGCAATGACTTCTTTATTTCTTCATGTTGAGAAAAGACTTTTATTTTCCACACAAAAAATCAACTAAATATATGAAAAAGATAACTCAGAATATTCGAAGGATTactatatatataatatatatagtAGTCCAATTTTTGTACGATGGGACTGTAGAGGGTATTATAGTAACTGTTTTATCGCTTGTTTTTGCTTGAAAATTAATTTGTTGGGCAGAAGGTCTTCCTGCATACCGTTTAGAAGACTCGTGGATTGCCTTTGTAGTAGGGTCCCAAAACAGTTTCACTATTTTGTGTGGTTCTTTCAAATTTTTACATTCATTTGGGAGGAAGTTTTTCGCTTACATTCAGATGAAGTTGTCCAGTGTGCCACGAGAAGAAAGGGTAAGGCTGCTTTTGTATGCAATTGTAAAGATCTTTCTAACGTTATATCGAATGAGATTTAGTTATCGTTCCGGCTTTTCTGGAAGAGATCGTTGTATTATTCCCAAAGTTCCTATGAACGCTAGTCAGTGCCTCATACAAAAAACTAACCCAGATAGTAATGATGTCCTTTCTATGAAAACCAGAGAAAGAGAAAAGGGGACCATTCCCTTGAGTTCTGTTAATGCTAGTCCTCCACGCAACCGTCTAAAAAAAGTGTGGAGTTGCACAGATTATTGAGTGGACGAATAGAAAATGTTCCACCGAAGGACGAATAAAAAAGCGAGAATAACCTATAATATATCAATTTATATGAAAAAATTATAAATTGATATATTATAAGCTAATTTGCTCTATTACTTATATTTACTTGTAATAGAACTTATGGATTATTATTATATATACAGTTGAAAAATAAGATGAAACTGAGGACGAAAAATGGCAAAAAAGAAAGCATTCATTCCCCTTCTATGTCTTACATCTATAGTCTTTTTGCCCTGGTGCATCTCTTTTACATTTACGAAAAGTCTGGAATCTTGGATTACTAATTGGTACAATACGAAAGAATCCGAAATTTTCTTGAATAGTATTCAAGAAAAAAGTATTTTAAAGAAATTCCTAGAGTTCGAGGAACTGTTCCTCTTGGATGAAATGCTAAAGGAATATTCGGAAACACGTTTACAAAACCATCGTATCGAAATCTACAAAGAGACCATCCAATTGATCCAGACGAACAACCAAGATCATATCCATACGATTTTGCATTTCTGTACAAATATAATATGTTTCCTTATTCTAAGTGTTTATTCTATTAGGGGTAATCAAGAACACATTATTCTTAACTCTTGGTTTCAAGAATTTCTATATAATTTAAGTGACACAATCAAAGCTTTTTCTATTCTTTTCTTAATTGAGTTCTGTGTAGGATACCATTCGACTGGTGGTTGGGAACTAATGATTGGGTTTGTGTATAAAGATTTTAGATTTATTCCGAATGATCATATTATATCTTTTCTTGTTTCTATTTTTCCATCCATTTTAGATACAATTTTTAAATACTGGATTTTCCGTTATTTAAATCGTGTATCTCCGTCGCTTGTATTGATTTATGATTCAATTGCATTCCAGGAATGACTGAAAAAACAACCCACTGATCCAAttctaaatttgttttttttatataaaaGCTAAACATTCCAAATTTCACTTATACGTTTTACTCGTATTCTTCCTATAATATAGGAAGAATACGAGTAAATAGCAGAATCATGGATAGGGAACTGAGTAACCTACCTAATCTTATTGTAGAATTTTTCAGGATCAAGGATTGTACCATGCAAACTAGAAATGCTTTTTCTTGGATAAAGAAAGAGATTACTCGATCTATTTTCGTATTGCTCATGATCTATATAATAACTCGAGCACCCATTTCAAATGCATATCCCATTTTTGCCCAACAAGGTTATGGAAATCCTCGAGAAGCTACCGACCGGATTGTATGTGCTAATTTCCATTTAGCTAATAAGCCCGTAGATATTGAGGTTCCATAAGCGGTACTTTCCGATACTGTATTTGAAGCAGTTGTTCGAATTCCTTATGATATGCAAGAGAAACAAGTTCTTGCTAATGGTAAAAATGGGGCTTTGAATGTAGGAGTTGCTCTTATTTTACCAGAGGGTTTTGAATTGCCCCTCCTCATCGTCTTTCGCCCTAGATTAAAGAAAAGATAGGTAATTTGTCTTTTCAAAGCTATCGTCCcacaaaaaaaaaatattctTGTCATAGGCCCCGTTCCTGGGAAAAAATATAGTGAAATTACCTTTCCTATTCTTTCTCCAGATCATGCTACTAAGAGAGATGTTTACTTCTTAAAATATCCTCTATACGTAGGCGGGAACAGGGGAATGGGTCAGATTTATCCCGACGGAAGCAAGAGTAATAATAATGTTTCTAATGCTACAACAACAGGTGTAGTAAACAAAATAATACGAAAAGAAAAAGGTGGATATGAAATAACGATAGTAGATGCATCAGATGGACGTGAAGTGATTGATATTATACCGCCAGGACCAAAACTTCTTATTTCAGAGGGTGAATCTATCAAACTTGATCAACCATTAACGAGTAATCCTAATGTGGGTAGATTTGGTCAGGGGGATGCAGAAATAATGCTTCAAGATCCATTACGTGTCCAAGGTCTCTTTCTCTTCTTGGCATCTATTATTTTGGTACAAATCTTTTTGGTTCTTAAAAAGAAACAATTTGAGAAGGTTCAATTGTCTGAAATGAATTTTTAGGAATGTGAATTTTTCAACATATTAAGCTGGTAAAAAGAACTCCATTTTTATTGATAAATTCTGTAAAGACCATTGGTTCTTTCTAGTTTTTTTATACTATATTTAGAGAATTCCTTGTACCGTACAATGAGTCAGTTATAGTATGTATATTGTGAAGAAGACTATAGAATTAATTCAAACCATATGATTATGTCGCTGTTTTCAGATTTTCATGTTCTAGAATAGAAATCTTCGAATTTCTATTGTAATAGAATTAACTCGATACTAAACCTAAAAAATAGGTAGGTATAAAATATTAATTCAAGTAGAAATAGAAAAGGGGAAAACATGATTCTAGGATGGATAAGTTGTCTTTTCCTAGAGTCTGATTCCTTATTGTTTATGTCGAAATAGATACGTAGTCAAG includes:
- the LOC127073602 gene encoding acetyl-coenzyme A carboxylase carboxyl transferase subunit beta, chloroplastic-like, translating into MEKLARLWVQCKTCYGLNFKQFFRPKMNICEHCSEHLKISSSDRIDLSIDRDTWNPMDEDMVSVDPIKFDSIKELEKEKDQSYIDRLDSYQEKTGLPEAVQIGTGQLNGIPLALAVMDSEFIAGSMGCVVGEKITRLIEYATNQLLPLIIVCASGGACMQEGSLSLMQMAKISSALYNYQINQKLFYVAILTSPTTGGVTTSFGMLWDIIIAEPNATIAFAGKRVIEQLLNKEVPEGSQSADLLFDKGLLDKVVPRHLLKEFLTELFQFHGFVPLTENWNENEN